One genomic region from Listeria monocytogenes encodes:
- a CDS encoding DeoR/GlpR family DNA-binding transcription regulator, with protein MLNAERKQLIMESIEKLGVIKLQELVEGLATSESTIRRDLIELEEQGLIQRVHGGAKLVKLHNQEPSMNEKSFKNIQSKKVIAAYCASLVEENDCIYLDAGSTTLELITHLANRNITVVTNGLTHIEELVRQNIDAYLLGGKMKVHTKAIIGAVALDNIKNYHFDKAFIGTNAMHPEHGYTTPDMEEAFVKRAAKERADRVFVVADHTKFNEVNFSKMFSIEEATIVTDYIPSAVKESFIQKTKIIEVEK; from the coding sequence ATGTTAAATGCAGAGCGTAAACAACTTATTATGGAGAGTATTGAGAAACTTGGTGTAATTAAATTACAAGAACTAGTTGAAGGTCTTGCTACCTCAGAGTCAACCATTCGCCGCGATTTAATCGAATTAGAAGAACAAGGATTAATCCAACGTGTACACGGCGGGGCGAAACTTGTAAAACTTCACAACCAAGAACCAAGTATGAATGAGAAATCATTCAAAAACATTCAAAGTAAAAAAGTAATTGCTGCATATTGTGCAAGTCTAGTGGAAGAAAATGATTGTATCTATTTAGATGCAGGATCCACCACATTAGAATTAATTACTCATTTAGCAAATCGAAATATCACAGTAGTGACAAATGGTTTAACCCATATTGAAGAGCTTGTTCGTCAAAATATTGATGCTTATCTTTTAGGTGGCAAAATGAAAGTGCATACAAAAGCAATTATTGGTGCAGTTGCCTTAGATAATATTAAAAATTACCATTTCGATAAAGCTTTCATTGGTACTAATGCGATGCATCCGGAGCATGGCTATACAACACCCGATATGGAAGAAGCATTTGTAAAACGTGCTGCAAAAGAACGTGCTGATCGCGTTTTTGTTGTAGCTGACCATACTAAATTTAATGAAGTTAATTTTTCAAAAATGTTTTCAATAGAAGAAGCAACTATTGTAACAGACTATATTCCTTCTGCAGTAAAAGAATCCTTTATCCAAAAAACTAAAATAATCGAGGTAGAAAAATGA
- the pepC gene encoding aminopeptidase C, producing the protein MQTELTFEQLENFSRKWRENPDKLVFQASIMKNGIKAATENPTSKVSIQPVFSHEVATDKVSNQQQSGRCWMFAALNTFRHKLNGTLGLKDFELSQNYTNFWDKLEKANYFLENIIETASEDEDSRLVSWLLDTPQQDGGQWDMLVSIIEKYGVVPKSAMPETFQSGKSADLNHLLNERLRTDAVILRKAFTEKKDTAGLKEEMLAEIYQLLVMTLGEPPKVFDFEYRNKDNEFKQELQITPKDFYERYVDMDLKNYIPLINAPTKDKPFNQAFTVDYLGNIVNGTPIKYLNVEMDVLKKAATDQIKDGETVWFGCDVGQLSEKTTGIMDTDIFLLNQTFGFKTAMTKAERLDYKHSMLTHAMVLTGVNVANGEVNRWKVENSWGEKIGNNGYFVASDAWMDEFTFQVVVHKKYLSKELIEAFNQEPIALKPWDPMGSLAL; encoded by the coding sequence ATGCAAACAGAATTAACATTTGAACAATTAGAAAATTTTTCTCGAAAATGGCGTGAAAATCCAGATAAATTGGTATTTCAAGCTAGTATTATGAAAAATGGGATTAAAGCAGCAACTGAGAATCCTACATCAAAAGTTAGCATTCAACCTGTCTTTTCCCACGAAGTTGCTACAGATAAAGTTTCTAATCAACAACAAAGTGGAAGATGCTGGATGTTTGCAGCATTAAATACGTTTCGCCATAAATTAAACGGAACGCTTGGTTTGAAGGATTTTGAGTTATCACAGAATTATACTAATTTTTGGGACAAACTTGAGAAAGCGAATTACTTTTTAGAGAATATTATTGAAACAGCAAGTGAGGATGAGGATAGCCGATTAGTTTCGTGGTTGCTTGATACACCACAACAAGATGGTGGTCAGTGGGATATGTTAGTTTCAATTATTGAAAAATATGGAGTGGTTCCGAAGTCCGCTATGCCTGAAACATTTCAAAGTGGCAAGTCTGCTGATTTAAACCATCTTTTAAATGAAAGACTTCGTACAGATGCGGTTATTTTGAGAAAAGCTTTCACAGAAAAGAAAGATACTGCAGGTTTGAAAGAAGAAATGCTTGCTGAGATTTATCAACTTTTGGTTATGACGCTTGGCGAGCCTCCTAAAGTATTTGATTTTGAGTATCGAAATAAAGACAATGAATTTAAACAAGAGTTACAAATTACACCTAAAGATTTTTATGAACGCTATGTAGATATGGATTTGAAAAATTATATTCCACTTATTAATGCACCGACCAAAGATAAACCTTTTAATCAAGCTTTCACAGTGGATTATTTAGGAAATATTGTGAATGGGACGCCTATTAAGTATTTGAATGTGGAAATGGATGTATTAAAAAAAGCCGCCACTGATCAAATCAAAGACGGGGAAACTGTTTGGTTTGGTTGTGATGTTGGTCAGCTTTCGGAAAAAACTACTGGTATTATGGATACCGATATTTTCTTGCTTAATCAGACCTTTGGCTTTAAAACAGCAATGACAAAAGCAGAGCGTCTTGATTATAAACACAGTATGCTTACACATGCGATGGTTTTAACTGGAGTGAATGTTGCTAATGGAGAAGTAAATCGTTGGAAAGTGGAAAATAGCTGGGGAGAAAAAATTGGAAATAATGGGTATTTTGTTGCTAGTGATGCTTGGATGGATGAGTTTACATTCCAAGTAGTGGTGCATAAAAAATATCTATCTAAGGAATTGATTGAAGCTTTTAATCAAGAACCGATTGCGTTAAAACCATGGGATCCAATGGGTTCGCTCGCACTTTAA
- a CDS encoding carbohydrate kinase, which translates to MENNKAKMNEKEEIIFNSIRKNPYISQQELADILDLSRPTVANLISGLIKKGRILGKAYILNEAKQIVCIGGANVDRKFYIKDKAQLATSNPVRSTQSAGGVARNVGENLGRLGKEVILLTACGTDSDWEAVKNASNTYMNLDYVTAFPSIATGSYTAVLENNGDLLVALADMDAYDHLTPDVLAKNEGLLSQASAIIADLNCPKETLEYLGSFAEINSIPLVLVPVSSPKMSHLPERLDHVTWLICNRDESETHLDMTIENDEDWRLAAQKWLDLGVKNVIVTNGSKGAVAANKAEGTIFEPAIVIEDIVDVTGAGDAFCSAVIYAWLEGKTLQEILKAGSVNAARTLESEYTVRQNLSTSQLQKDLEEFK; encoded by the coding sequence GTGGAGAATAATAAAGCGAAAATGAACGAAAAGGAAGAGATAATTTTCAATTCCATCCGTAAAAATCCTTACATTTCTCAACAAGAACTTGCTGATATACTTGATTTATCAAGACCGACAGTCGCAAACCTTATTTCCGGCCTTATTAAGAAGGGTCGCATTTTAGGAAAAGCCTATATTTTAAATGAAGCAAAACAAATTGTTTGTATAGGTGGAGCGAACGTCGATCGGAAGTTTTATATTAAAGACAAGGCCCAACTAGCCACATCAAACCCAGTGCGCTCAACACAAAGTGCTGGCGGAGTTGCTAGAAACGTAGGCGAAAACCTCGGACGCCTTGGAAAAGAAGTTATATTACTCACTGCTTGTGGAACAGACTCCGACTGGGAAGCTGTCAAAAATGCTAGTAATACATATATGAACTTAGATTATGTCACAGCATTTCCGAGCATCGCAACTGGTTCTTATACAGCAGTACTCGAAAACAATGGAGATTTACTCGTTGCACTAGCGGACATGGATGCATATGATCACTTAACTCCAGATGTACTCGCAAAAAATGAAGGCTTGCTGAGTCAGGCGAGCGCAATCATTGCTGATTTAAACTGTCCGAAAGAAACACTAGAATATCTTGGCAGCTTTGCCGAAATCAATTCAATACCATTAGTACTCGTTCCCGTATCTTCGCCAAAAATGTCTCATTTACCAGAACGCTTGGATCACGTGACTTGGCTAATTTGCAATCGAGACGAATCTGAAACGCACCTAGATATGACGATTGAAAACGATGAGGACTGGCGCTTAGCTGCACAAAAATGGCTAGACCTAGGCGTGAAAAATGTTATCGTTACAAATGGTAGCAAAGGCGCAGTAGCAGCAAACAAAGCAGAAGGCACTATTTTTGAACCAGCGATTGTGATTGAAGATATTGTCGACGTGACAGGAGCAGGAGATGCATTTTGCTCCGCGGTTATCTACGCATGGTTAGAAGGAAAAACATTGCAAGAAATTTTAAAAGCAGGAAGCGTAAATGCTGCGCGAACACTCGAATCTGAGTATACTGTTCGCCAAAATTTATCGACATCCCAACTACAAAAAGACCTGGAGGAATTCAAATGA
- a CDS encoding DUF523 domain-containing protein, which translates to MIAVSACLAGIACRYDGKDKEITKIKQMVENGEAIPFCPEVAGGLPTPRNPAEIIGGDGKDVWLGHAKVVDSKGTDVTEEYKYGAKLTLAKMQDLGITKIIMKEKSPSCGSCAIYDGTFSGKIKDGTGVAAALFQMNGIKIISEFVF; encoded by the coding sequence ATGATTGCAGTAAGTGCTTGTCTAGCTGGAATAGCCTGTAGATATGATGGGAAAGATAAAGAAATAACCAAAATAAAACAAATGGTGGAAAACGGAGAAGCAATTCCTTTTTGCCCCGAAGTAGCTGGTGGACTGCCCACACCAAGAAACCCTGCAGAAATAATAGGCGGCGATGGCAAAGATGTCTGGCTAGGTCATGCAAAAGTGGTTGATAGCAAAGGAACAGATGTGACAGAAGAATATAAATACGGAGCGAAACTTACTTTAGCTAAAATGCAAGATCTCGGTATTACAAAAATAATTATGAAGGAAAAAAGCCCTTCTTGTGGTAGCTGTGCTATTTACGACGGTACCTTCTCGGGGAAGATAAAAGATGGTACCGGCGTAGCAGCAGCCCTTTTTCAAATGAACGGAATAAAAATTATTTCAGAATTTGTGTTTTAA
- the pfkB gene encoding 1-phosphofructokinase, whose protein sequence is MIYTITLNPSIDYIVQIDQLNLGGLNRMKQDYKLPGGKGINVSRVLNQLNVPRLATGFLGGFTGSFIKDWLQNEGVKTGFVTVKDDTRINIKLKHGEETEINGLGPAISEKEINEFLKVMDKVTANDIVILSGSVPPSLGNDFYNKIIQICKEKKAEFMIDTTGQELLDALPNRPILIKPNHHELADLFGVKLGSVEELIPYGKKCLELGAQHVIVSMAGDGALLFTGEDVYFADALKGELKNSVGAGDSMIAGFVGTFDKTRDPVKAFAAGVATGGATAFSTDLAQKELIDELLPQVKITKITGRN, encoded by the coding sequence ATGATTTATACAATTACTTTAAACCCATCAATTGATTATATTGTACAAATCGATCAACTAAACCTTGGCGGCCTTAATCGTATGAAGCAAGATTATAAATTGCCTGGTGGCAAAGGAATTAATGTCAGCAGAGTTTTAAATCAATTGAATGTACCAAGGCTCGCTACAGGTTTTTTAGGTGGATTTACAGGCAGTTTTATCAAAGATTGGCTACAAAACGAAGGTGTGAAAACTGGCTTTGTAACGGTGAAAGATGACACTCGTATTAATATCAAACTAAAGCACGGAGAAGAAACAGAAATCAATGGTCTAGGGCCAGCTATTTCTGAGAAGGAAATTAATGAATTTTTGAAAGTGATGGATAAAGTAACTGCTAACGATATTGTTATTTTATCTGGTAGTGTGCCTCCTTCACTTGGAAATGATTTTTACAATAAAATAATTCAGATTTGCAAAGAAAAAAAAGCTGAATTTATGATTGATACAACTGGTCAAGAACTGCTAGATGCATTACCAAATCGCCCGATTCTAATTAAACCAAATCACCACGAACTAGCAGACCTATTTGGCGTGAAACTTGGTAGCGTAGAAGAACTTATCCCATACGGGAAAAAATGTTTAGAATTAGGCGCGCAACATGTAATCGTATCCATGGCGGGTGACGGAGCGCTTCTATTTACAGGAGAAGATGTTTACTTCGCCGATGCATTAAAAGGGGAACTGAAAAATTCCGTAGGTGCTGGAGACTCAATGATTGCAGGCTTTGTTGGGACTTTTGATAAAACGAGAGATCCCGTTAAAGCGTTTGCTGCAGGAGTTGCAACAGGTGGAGCCACTGCATTCTCAACAGATTTAGCCCAAAAAGAACTAATAGATGAACTATTACCGCAAGTGAAGATAACCAAAATAACAGGGAGGAACTAA
- a CDS encoding PTS fructose transporter subunit IIABC — MRITDLLSKDVMIMSLQATTKEAAIDEMIASLKSNGKINDEVLFKEAIMNREAQSSTGVGEGIAMPHAKTKAVNEPTVVFAKSEKGLDYDALDGQPAHLFFMIAAPDGANATHLETLAALSRLLVHPAFVQSLRDAKTPEEVINLFNNEQEDSEETVVAPTSTNDTGKSVVAVTACPTGIAHTYMAAEKLQETANKLGVRIKVETNGSRGVENRLTDKEIAEADGVIIAADVQVDMPRFDGKHLIAKPVAAGIHKPEELIKEAISGNAPIYKAEEGSQATESADGLSIGQQIYKHLMSGVSHMLPFVIGGGIAIAIAFMLDQMLGVPQDQLAKLGSYNEIPALLKQIGDVAFGFMLPVFAGYIAYSISDRPGLVAGFVAGGVASVGGAGFLGALVGGFLAGYAVELIKLALKKLPKTLDGIKVVLFYPVLSVLIVGLLMLLLNVPMSALNTWLNDFLNSLSGTNAVILGLLLGAMMAADLGGPINKAAYIFATGTLAASVATGGSAIMAATMAAGMVPPLATFVATLIFRNKFTAQERDAGLTNSILGASFITEGAIPFAAADPLRMIPSFIAGSAITGAIVMFLNIKVLAPHGGVFVIFLVSQPWFYIIAIIIGTLISAGLIGVLRKKPTV; from the coding sequence ATGAGAATCACTGATTTATTAAGCAAAGATGTTATGATTATGTCATTACAGGCAACGACAAAAGAAGCTGCTATCGATGAAATGATTGCTTCGTTAAAGAGCAACGGGAAAATTAATGATGAGGTGCTATTTAAAGAAGCTATAATGAACCGTGAAGCACAGAGTTCTACTGGTGTAGGTGAAGGAATTGCAATGCCTCACGCGAAAACAAAAGCAGTAAATGAACCAACTGTTGTTTTTGCTAAGAGTGAGAAGGGATTGGACTATGATGCTTTAGATGGTCAGCCAGCACACTTATTCTTTATGATTGCTGCCCCAGATGGCGCTAATGCAACTCATTTAGAAACTTTAGCAGCGCTTTCTAGACTATTGGTTCATCCAGCATTTGTTCAATCGTTAAGAGATGCTAAAACTCCAGAGGAAGTAATCAATTTATTCAACAATGAACAAGAAGACTCAGAAGAAACAGTTGTTGCTCCAACCTCAACCAATGATACTGGTAAATCAGTCGTAGCAGTTACAGCATGTCCAACAGGAATTGCACATACTTATATGGCTGCAGAAAAATTACAAGAAACTGCTAATAAATTAGGTGTACGAATCAAAGTTGAGACAAATGGTTCTAGAGGCGTTGAAAACCGTTTAACAGATAAAGAAATTGCAGAAGCTGATGGGGTTATTATTGCAGCTGATGTACAAGTAGATATGCCTCGTTTTGACGGGAAGCATTTAATTGCTAAACCGGTTGCAGCGGGAATTCATAAACCAGAAGAACTAATTAAAGAAGCAATTTCAGGCAATGCTCCAATTTATAAAGCAGAGGAAGGTAGTCAAGCTACGGAGAGCGCAGACGGACTTTCTATCGGTCAACAAATTTATAAACATTTAATGAGCGGTGTTTCTCACATGTTGCCGTTTGTAATTGGTGGAGGTATCGCTATCGCCATCGCGTTTATGCTCGATCAAATGTTAGGTGTTCCTCAAGATCAACTCGCAAAACTTGGTTCATATAACGAAATCCCAGCACTATTAAAACAAATCGGTGATGTTGCATTCGGCTTCATGCTTCCAGTATTCGCTGGATATATTGCCTACAGTATATCGGATAGACCAGGACTTGTAGCAGGTTTTGTAGCAGGTGGAGTAGCATCTGTTGGTGGTGCAGGCTTCCTTGGAGCACTTGTTGGTGGTTTCCTTGCAGGTTATGCAGTAGAATTAATTAAACTAGCACTTAAAAAGTTACCAAAAACATTAGACGGTATCAAAGTAGTTTTATTCTATCCAGTTTTATCGGTGTTAATTGTCGGACTTTTAATGTTGCTATTAAATGTACCAATGAGCGCATTGAACACTTGGTTGAATGACTTCTTGAATAGTTTAAGCGGAACGAACGCAGTTATTTTAGGATTACTGTTAGGTGCAATGATGGCAGCGGATTTAGGTGGACCAATTAATAAAGCTGCTTATATATTTGCAACGGGTACACTCGCAGCTAGTGTAGCAACAGGCGGTAGTGCAATCATGGCAGCAACAATGGCTGCTGGTATGGTACCACCACTAGCAACATTTGTAGCAACTCTTATTTTTAGAAATAAATTTACAGCTCAAGAACGTGATGCAGGCTTAACTAACTCTATTTTGGGTGCTTCATTCATTACTGAAGGAGCTATACCATTTGCAGCCGCGGATCCACTTCGAATGATTCCGAGTTTTATTGCCGGAAGTGCCATCACAGGTGCAATAGTAATGTTCTTAAACATTAAAGTATTAGCACCTCACGGAGGAGTTTTTGTTATCTTCCTTGTATCCCAACCGTGGTTCTATATTATTGCAATTATTATTGGAACATTAATCAGCGCAGGATTAATTGGTGTTCTACGTAAGAAACCAACTGTATAA
- a CDS encoding pseudouridine-5'-phosphate glycosidase: MKNYLSLSEEVKQAKAEGKAIVALESTIISHGMPYPQNVEMARDVEQIIRDNGAVPATIALIDGKIKIGLSDEELELFAKSSNVAKVSRRDIGYLIATKQLGATTVAATMICAELAEIGIFVTGGIGGVHRGAETTMDVSADLEELAKTNVAVVCAGAKSILDLNLTMEYLETKGVPVIGYQTDVLPAFYTRSSDVELTLRADAPEVIAESLKAKWDLQIEGGAVITNPIPEEFAMDEKVINDVIQTALKEAEENHIHGKDVTPFLLGKVKELTDGKSLEANIELVKHNALIGTQIAVAYQNI, translated from the coding sequence ATGAAAAATTATCTATCATTATCCGAAGAAGTAAAACAAGCAAAAGCAGAAGGAAAAGCAATTGTTGCGCTAGAATCTACTATTATCTCTCACGGTATGCCATACCCGCAAAATGTTGAAATGGCGCGTGATGTGGAACAAATTATTCGTGATAACGGTGCCGTACCAGCAACAATCGCTTTAATCGACGGAAAAATTAAAATCGGTCTTTCTGATGAAGAACTAGAACTATTTGCTAAAAGTAGCAATGTAGCAAAAGTTTCTCGTCGTGATATCGGTTACCTTATTGCAACAAAACAACTTGGAGCAACAACTGTAGCAGCTACAATGATTTGTGCTGAACTCGCAGAAATTGGAATCTTCGTAACTGGCGGAATTGGCGGCGTTCACCGTGGTGCCGAAACAACAATGGACGTTTCAGCTGACTTAGAAGAATTAGCGAAAACAAATGTTGCTGTCGTTTGTGCCGGAGCAAAATCAATCCTAGACCTAAACTTAACAATGGAATACCTAGAAACAAAAGGGGTTCCAGTTATTGGCTACCAAACCGATGTATTGCCAGCATTTTACACACGTTCAAGTGATGTAGAATTAACATTGCGTGCAGACGCTCCAGAAGTTATCGCAGAATCGCTTAAAGCGAAATGGGACCTTCAAATCGAAGGCGGCGCAGTAATTACTAACCCAATCCCAGAAGAATTCGCTATGGATGAAAAAGTAATTAACGATGTAATCCAAACAGCGCTTAAAGAAGCAGAAGAAAACCACATCCACGGAAAAGACGTTACTCCATTCCTACTTGGAAAAGTAAAAGAACTAACAGATGGTAAGAGCCTTGAAGCAAACATCGAACTTGTAAAACACAATGCTTTAATCGGTACACAAATCGCCGTAGCATACCAAAACATCTAA